The Flavobacterium commune genome contains the following window.
AGCACATAGGAACTTTTATATCAAGATTGAAGAAATTAAAGAAAGCCTTAAAATTTCAGAGGGTAAACTAGAAATATTAGCTTTCCCAAAATTAAAATCGAATGAATTCAAGGAACTTCTTAACTGGAGTATCAATCAGCAAAGTGACGAAGGAAAAAGGTTAGTAAATACTCCTATTGAAAATAAAGTAGAAGACTATTTTAAACTTACAAATGAGATTTTTGAGAAACTCTTAAATGCTAACATTACATTAAAGGGCGGAAATGAACATTTGGGTTTAGCATTAAAATTAATGGCTACAAATTTCTTTCAAATTTCCTACAATATTCTTTATGAAGACACATTTAATCAAATGTCAGAAGGAAAAAAAGCCTTTGTTGTTCTTATGTTGCTGTTAGACTTTAGTGATAAAGATTGTCCAATTTTAATTGACCAACCAGAAGACGATTTAGATAATAGGGCAATTTATAAAGAGTTGGTTAAGTATCTGAAAAAGAAGAAAAAAGAAAGACAAATAATTGTGGTAACGCATAATCCAAATATCGTGGTAGGTGCTGATTCAGAGCAAGTAATTGTTGCTAATCAAAATGGTGTTGACACCAAGAATAGAAACGGAACTAAATTTCAATATATCACAGGTAGTTTGGAAAACACGAAAGAGACTGATGCGAAAATTGACATTATTTTAGAGAGACAAGGAATTAAAGAACACGTCTGTGAAATACTCGAGGGAGGTAATGAAGCATTTAAACAGCGTGAGAAAAAGTATGACATCAAATAGAAAGCCAGCACCCAACAGCACCTACCCAAAAGTGGCGGTTCAGAGGTTAAATCAAGCTTTGTGCTTCTATCAAAGTTTCTACTTGGTTGACAGTGAAGTGCTTCGATTTCCGCCACATCGCCAAGCCGAAAAACGTTGTGCGAGATTTAAGAAAAAACCTAAAACGAAATGGACATTAAGGGAAAATCAAATAGTTTAAAAATTGAATTAAAAAGAAACTATTTTAAAATTATTGGTTTGAGCATAGTTTTCCTTTTTCTCCTTTTTTGCTCGGTCACAAGCTTTATTTTGGCTGTGAAAGCAAATTGGAATGTCATTTACTTATTTTTGATAGTAGCTGTAATTTTCGGTTTTTTATTGTTTAAAAGGATATTTTGGGAAGTTTTTGGTTTTTGGAAAATCTCTATCGAAGAAAATGTATTAGATGTAGAAAAAAACTATTTTATCTTTAAAAACTCTTCCACATACTCGATAAATTCAAATGACTTTTTTGTTACAAGAAATTTAGACAATGTCCAGTTTATAAAAATCTTTCCTCTCGGAAAATTATATCTTGATATTATTTCAAAAATCCATAAAAAAAATTGGAGTGTTGTTCTGATAAAATCCGAATCAGAGAAAACTATTGCATCTGGATTTTTCGAAAGTGAAGCAGCTGAAATAGTCAGTTTATTAGAAAGAAAGTAAACCTCGCACAACACCGCATTTACGCAAGAGCTGGTTTTTAGTAAATTGAACGTTTGTTCAAACCAAGAAAATTCTATTTTAGCAGAGAGAACTCTGCTCCTATTTCCGCTCCTGCGCAAATGCGCGAAACGTTAGCGGTAAGCAAACTAAAAATAACGAAAACTAAAAATAATATATAATCAAAATATTTTAAATCTAAATGGGATTATTTAATAGGCACAAAATTTCGACTTTTTTTCTTCTTATTTACATATTTTGGATAATCTTCGTTATCAATTGGTTTAAATCAGGCTCTTCTAGTTATCCTCACTCTTGCGGAGCTGCGAATGGAGGTTTAATTATGTTAACATTTCTGATTATCGCTATTTATTCATTAATTCTTATTGTTAAAATAATAATTGCGAAAGAACAGAAACGCTCAGACTTTTTTAAAATATTTGGATTAATATATGTCTTGCCAATTATACTAATATTAGGTTCTTTTTTGTTTTAAACCCCACGCTGCCGCACGAATCCTTTCGTGTGGCATCTTGTTAATTATAATGACCCAGGTAGTTCTGATATCCGTAAACGTTAGCGCAGAATTGCATTCTGTGCCCACAAAGAGGAGCCACTTTGTGGAGTTACTTGATGAGATTGCTTCGTTCCTCGCAATGACACCAGATAGCTCGGATATATGTAAACGTTAGTGCAGAATTGCATTCTGTGCCCACAAACAGGAGCCACTTTGTGGAGTTACTTGATGAGATTGCTTCGTTCCTCGCAATGACACCAGATAGCTCGGATATATGTAAACGTTAGTGCAGAATTGCATTCTGTGCCCACAAAGAGGAGCCACTTTGTGGAGTTACTTGATGAGATTGCTTCGCCAGTTCGCTATCGCTCGGGTCTTCCTTCGTCAGGATGACAAGTTTGTGGTGAAAGCCAGAAAGTTCTAATAGTTTTAATTGTTACAACTTTCTTGTTTTTTGCAAAAACCTTCTGAAATTGTGTTTATTCGCTCTTTTTTCTTTCCTCTTTTCTCTATTTTCCTCAAAATTCCTTACTTTCGCACCTCGTTTAAGAAAAGGATAAAATGAGCACAAAATTTACTGAGTACAAAGGACTTGACTTGCCAACAGTAGCGTCGGAAGTTCTTGATTTTTGGAAGAAAGAAAATATATTTGAAAAGAGTGTAACTACTCGCGAAGGTGCTGAGCCTTTCGTGTTTTTTGAAGGGCCACCTTCGGCAAACGGATTGCCGGGAATTCACCACGTGATGGCACGTGCCATTAAAGATATTTTTTGCAGATATAAAACCCAAAAAGGTTTTCAGGTAAAAAGAAAAGCGGGTTGGGATACACACGGTTTGCCAGTAGAATTAGGTACTGAGAAAGAACTTGGAATTACCAAAGAAGATATCGGGAAAACCATTTCGGTAGAAGATTATAACGAAGCCTGTAAAAAAACGGTAATGCGTTATACAGACGTATGGAATGATTTGACCGAAAAAATGGGGTATTGGGTAGATATGGAAGATCCGTATGTGACTTATAAACCAAAATATATGGAGAGTGTTTGGTGGCTTTTGAAACAAATCTATAACAAAGATTTGATGTACAAAGGTTATACGATTCAGCCGTATTCTCCAAAAGCAGGAACAGGATTGTCATCGCATGAGGTGAATCAGCCAGGTTCTTACCGCGATGTTACTGATACTACAATTGTAGCTCAGTTCAAAGCTAAAACGGAAAGTTTACCGGGCTTTTTAGAAGGTTTTGGAACGATTCATATCTTGGCCTGGACGACAACTCCCTGGACTTTGCCATCGAATACCGCTTTGACAGTAGGTCCAAAAATAGATTATGTTTTAGTAAAGACTTTTAATCAATATACTTTTGAGCCAATCAATGTTGTTTTGGCTAAAAACTTAGTAGGTAAACAGTTTGGGAAATCTTATTTCGCAACTGAAGAAGCTGCTGATTTTGAAAATTACAAAGCAGGAGATAAGAAAATCCCATACCAAATTTTAGCAGAAGCTAAAGGAGCTGATTTAGTTGGTATCCGTTACGAACAATTATTGCCTTGGGCATTACCATATCAAAATCCTGAAAATGCGTTTAGAGTAATTTCGGGAGATTTCGTTACTACTGAGGACGGAACAGGAATTGTGCACACGGCACCAACTTTTGGTGCTGATGATGCCAAGGTGGCTAAAGAAGCTACTCCTGAAGTTCCGCCAATGTTAGTTTTAGACGAAAACGGAACAGCAGTTCCATTGGTAGATTTGCAAGGTAGATTTGTTGAAGGGTTAGGCGAATTTGCAGGGAAATATGTGAAAAATGAATATTATGATGCCGATCAGGCACCGGAGCGTTCGGTTGACGTAGAGATTGCTATTCGATTAAAAGAAGAAAATAAAGCCTTTAAGGTTGAGAAATATGTACACAGTTACCCACATTGCTGGAGAACTGATAAGCCTATTTTATACTATCCTCTTGATTCTTGGTTTATCAAAATCACTGAAGTGAGAGACAGAATGTTTGATTTGAATGAAACCATTAACTGGAAACCTAAAGCAACCGGAGAAGGACGTTTTGGGAACTGGTTGAAAAATGCCAACGACTGGAACTTGTCACGTTCAAGATATTGGGGAATTCCATTGCCAATTTGGAGAACCGATGATAAACAAGAGGAAGTTCTGATTGGTTCGGTTGAGGAATTATACAACGAAATCGAGAAATCTATTGCTGCCGGATTCCAAAAAGAAAACCCGTTCAAAGGTTTTGAAATTGGAAACATGAGCGAAAGTAATTATGATTTAATTGACCTGCATAAGAATGTGGTAGATGGAATTACGTTGGTTTCGGCTTCAGGAAAACCAATGAAGCGCGAAAGTGATTTGATTGATGTTTGGTTTGATTCAGGGGCGATGCCTTATGCACAATGGCATTATCCATTTGAAAACAAAGAGCTAATTGACAACAATAAGTCATTCCCGGCTGATTTTATTGCCGAAGGAGTGGATCAAACGCGCGGATGGTTTTATACGCTTCACGCTATCGGAACCTTGGTTTTTGATAACATTGCTTATAAAAATGTAGTTTCTAACGGATTGGTTTTAGACAAAAACGGACAAAAAATGTCTAAGCGTCTGGGGAATGCTGTTGATCCATTTACAACTTTGGCTGAATACGGTCCTGATGCTACGCGCTGGTATATGATTGCCAATGCGAATCCTTGGGATAACTTAAAATTTGATATTGAAGGTGTGGCTGAGGTAAGAAGAAAATTCTTTGGAACACTTTATAATACGTATTCATTCTTTAGTTTGTATGCTAATATTGATGGTTTCAAATTTGATGAGGCTGAGGTTTCGTTGAATGAAAGACCGGAAATTGACCGTTGGATTTTATCAGAATTACATACTTTAATCAAATTAGTTGATGAAGCCTATGCCGATTATGAGCCAACGAGAGCTGCCCGTGCTATTTCTGATTTCGTACAGGAAAACCTGAGTAACTGGTACGTTCGTTTGTGTCGTCGTCGTTTCTGGAAAGGAGAATACGCTCAGGATAAAATTGCGGCTTATCAAACATTATATACTTGTTTGTTAACCGTAAGTAAACTAAGTGCTCCAATAGCTCCTTTCTTTATGGATAAGCTTTACAGAGACTTAACACAGGCTGCACAAACAGAAAAATTTGATAGTGTACATTTGGCGGAATTTCCAAAATACGTTGAAAACTTTGTTGATAAATCGTTAGAGAGCAAAATGCAGAAAGCACAGACCATTTCGTCACTGGTTTTATCGCTGCGTAAGAAGGAGATGATCAAGGTGCGTCAACCGCTGCAAAAGGTAATGATTCCGGTACTTGACGAGAAACAGAGAGCTGAAATTGAAGCCGTTTCTGAGCTAATAAAAGCAGAGGTAAACGTCAAAGAAATTGAACTTTTAGACGATGCTTCAGGGGTATTGGTAAAGCAAATTAAGCCTAATTTTAAAGCACTTGGGCCACGTTTTGGAAAAGATATGGGATTGATTTCCAAAGAGATACAAGGTTTTTCTCCGGAGCAAATTAATCAGTTGGATAAGGAAGGAAGCTTAAGTATTGTCATTGCAGGAAAAGACGTAACTTTATCATTAGAGGATGTAGAGATAACTTCTCAGGATATTGAGGGTTGGCTGGTAGCCAATTCGAACGGAATAACTGTTGCGCTTGACATCACTATTTCTGAAGAATTGAAAAAAGAAGGAATTGCAAGAGAGTTAGTCAACAGAATTCAGAACATCAGAAAAGATTCTGGATTTGAGGTAACTGACAAGATTAAAGTGTATTTGCAAAACAATGCTGTTTTAGAGGCCGCAGTAAACGAAAATGATGGTTACATCAAATCAGAAACCTTAACGGAAGAGTTGGTTTTTGAAGAGCATATCGAGAATGGCACAGAAATTGAATTTGACGACATTAAAACTAAAATAACGATTACTAAATAATATTGATTATGGTAGATGAAGCAACACGATACTCAGACGCCGACTTGGCAGAGTTCAAAGAGATAATTCAAAAGAAAATTGAGAAAGCGCAAGCCGATTTAGATTTGATAAAAAGTGCCTATATGAATGATTTGAATAATGGTACCGATGATACATCGCCAACATTCAAAGCTTTTGAAGAAGGTAGCGAAACCATGTCTAAGGAAGCTAACTCTCAATTAGCAATCCGTCAGGAGAAATTTATCCGCGATTTAAAGAATGCTTTATTTCGTGTAGAGAACAAAACGTACGGAATTTGCAAAGTAACAGGTAAATTAATTAGCAAAGAAAGATTGAAAATTGTTCCTCATGCAACCATGAGTATTGAGGCAAAAAACATGCAACGATAATTGTTATTTCAAATTCCAAACATTAAATTCCAAATTCCAAAACTAGTGATGGGATTTGGAATTTAATGTTTGGAATTTATCTATTTTTACGCACTTAAATTTTTTAAAATGTCATTACGAAAAGCCTATCTGCTTATTTTCTTAGTATTAATAGTAGATCAGATTTCTAAAATATATATCAAAACTAATTTTATATTAGGAGAAGAAGTTGAAGTTTTCAATTGGTTTAAAATTCATTTTATTGAAAATGAAGGGATGGCTTGGGGAACTCAAATCCCTGGAACTTATGGAAAATTGTTCCTTACTTTGTTTCGTTTAGTTGCCGTAGGCGGAATTGGATATTGGTTGTGGGATTCGGTTGAAAAGAAACACAGTTCTAATTATTTAGTTGTAGCTATCGCTTTAATTTTGGCAGGTGCATTCGGAAACATTATTGATTCCGTTTTTTATGGAGTCATTTTTGACGACAGCAGTTCTCAATTGGCAACATTATTTTCAAAAGAGCCTTATGGTACCTATTTTCATGGCAAAGTAGTCGATATGTTTTATTTTCCAATTTGGCAAGGGAATCTCCCGGAATGGTTGCCTGTTTGGGGCGGAAGAAATTTTACTTTTTTCAATGCCATTTTTAACGTAGCTGATGTAGCTATTTCAACAGGAGTAGGAATTTTGATTGCGTTTAATAAAAAGGCATTTCATCACAAAGAAGCATAATTTTAGTTATATAAAACATAAAAAGAAGACCTGTTTCATTACGAAACAGGTCTTCTTTTTTAAGTGTTATTTGTTTTGTCCCGGGGCGTAACGTTTGGCACTTTTTTCACCGGTAATCTTTTTGGCTTGTCCCGGAGGAAGCGGTTTAGATTTATAAGAACTTCTACTTGATCTGGTTCCAATTCCGACAGCGCAACCGGATAAAGAGATAGAAAATATCGCAATTAAAAGGATTGCATAAAATCTTGAATTTTGAATTTGTTTCATAAAATAATGGGGCTTTGTGAGCCACGAAGGTACAAATTTAAAAGCGATAGATTTTATTGGGAGTTACACAATAATCCAATTGTATGTCGCCTTCGTGAACATCTTCTATTAATGCTTCGGCTTCAAAGAAAGAAAGTCCCACTTTGATGGTTTCAGCTTGGCATTCGCTTAGGAATTTATCATAAAAACCTTTGCCGTAACCCACACGATGTCCTTTTTTGTCAAATGCTAAAAGCGGTATAAAAACAACTTCTATTTTTTTGGACGGTGCTTCTATTCCGTCAACGGGTTCGGGAATATTGTATTCGTTTTTTTTGATTTGGGTATTATCGGTTAAAAGAAAATGTGTCATTTCACGACTTTCAAAATCTGATTTAGAAATCAAAATGTTTTTGTCTTTCCCTGAAAGCAAATGTAAAATTAATTCGGTGTCTATTTCCTGTTGTTCCTGAATGGGCAGGAAAACATGGAAATAGTTTTTGTCCCAAATGTTGAGTTTCAGCAATTGATTGGCAATGGCTAAACTCATTTCTTCCATTTCTTCCTCAGATAGCTGTTTTCGTAGTGATTTGTATTTTAAACGTAATTCTTTTTTAGTGTTTTGCATTTTTGATTTTAAGCTGTGGAATTAAAAACTAAAAATAGAAATAATTATTTGTAATTCGTAAATTTGATTAGAAATCAAATAATAGCTTTAAATCCGTATGATTTTAGGTTGTTTTGATGTTCTCTATCTTTTTCTGAAACAAAATTCTAATGCAAAAAACAGCTCTCGAACTTCAAATTCAAACTTTACCCGACAGTCCGGGTGTTTATCAATATTATGATAAAGAAGGCAAGATTTTATATGTGGGTAAGGCTAAGAATTTAAAAAAACGAGTTTCTTCTTATTTCAATAAAATTCACGATACGGCTAAAACCAATGTCTTGGTTAAGAAAATTGTAACCATAAAACACATTGTGGTTCCTACTGAAACTGATGCGCTTTTGCTGGAAAATAATCTGATAAAAACGCTTCAGCCCCGATACAATATCAATTTAAAAGACGATAAAAGTTATCCCTGGATTTGTATCAAAAAAGAACCTTTTTCGAGAATATTTTCTACCCGAAGAATGGTCAAGGATGGTTCGGAATATTTTGGGCCTTATACCAGTTTTAAAACGGTGAATACTATTTTAGAATTGATAAAAGAATTATATCCGTTACGCACTTGTAATTATGATTTGACGGATTCGAATATTGAAAGTGGCAAGTTTAAGGTTTGTCTCGAATATCATATTGGCAACTGCAAAGGGCCATGTGAAGGCTATGAATCATTAGAAGAATACCAGAAACAGGTTAACGCTATCCGGGAAATTCTGAAAGGGAATTTCAAAGACAGTTTGAAAGATTTCAAGAAATTAATGATGCAATTGGCGCAAGATATGCATTTTGAAGAGGCGCAAAAAATAAAAGAAAAGATAGAAGTTTTAGAGAATTATCAGTCGCGTTCTACGATTGTGAATCCTAAGATTACCAATATTGATGTGTTTTCTATTGTTTCTGACGAAAGTGCCGCTTATGTCAATTTTTTACAAATTTCACACGGTTCGATTATTCGTTCTCATACTTTGGAAATCAAGAAAAAATTAGCCGAAACCGATGAAGAATTGTTGGAATTAGCTATTGTGGAATTGAGAGAGCGATTCCAGTTATTGTCAAAAGAAGTAATTGTGCCATTTGCGGTTGATTTGGGCGAAAACATCAAAGTCACCGTACCGCAATTAGGAGATAAAAAGCAAATTCTGGATTTGTCTATTCGAAATGCAAAATTTTATCGAATCGAACAGTTGAAGCAATTGCAGATTGTAGATCCTGACAGGCACACTAACCGAATTATGGCGCAGATGCAAAAAGATTTGCGTTTGCCGGTAGAGCCCAGACATATTGAATGTTTTGATAATTCGAATATTCAGGGAACAAATCCTGTTTCGGCCTGTGTGGTTTTTAAAGATGGAAAACCCAGTAAGAAAGATTACCGTCATTTTAATATAAAAACGGTTGAAGGTCCTAACGATTTTGCTTCGATGGAAGAGGTGGTGTATCGCAGATACAAAAGATTGTTAGACGAAAAACAATCGTTACCACAATTAATCATTATTGATGGAGGAAAAGGGCAGTTGTCATCGGCATTGAAAAGTATTGACGATTTAGGTTTACGGGGAAAAATCAGTATCATTGGTATCGCTAAAAGATTAGAAGAGCTGTTTTATCCGGGCGATTCTGTTCCGTTGTATTTGGACAAAAAATCCGAAACCTTGAAAGTAATTCAGCAACTGCGAAATGAGGCGCATCGTTTTGGGATTACCCATCATCGGGACAAAAGGAGTAAAGCGGCCTTGAATTCTTCGATTGAATCCATTCCGGGAATTGGCGAAAAAACCATGTTGACGTTAATTCAGCACTTTAAAAGTGTTAAAAGATTGAAATTAGCAACAGAAAAAGAAATTTCGGACGTTGTAGGAGTATCAAAAGCCAAAAAAATTACCGATTTTTACAAAACCATAATGCCTTAAATTTTAACGTTGCAAGAATATTTTTTATGAAGAAATACATCTTTTTATTGCTTGTTGTTTTTAGTGGCCTGACTTTATTTGCGCAAAGAAAAGACCAGCCAAAAATAGGCTTAGTGCTGAGTGGCGGTGGTGCGAAAGGATTTGCTCATATTGGGGTTCTTAAAGTAATTGAAGAGGCCGGGATTAAGATTGATTACATTGGCGGAACCAGTATGGGGGCTGTAGTTGGCGGTTTGTATGCTTCGGGCTATAATGCGGCACAACTCGATTCGATTTTTAAAGACACTAATTTTGATGAATTATTAAGTGACTATATTCCCAGAGAAACTAAGAATTTTTACGAGAAAAGAAACGATGATGTTTATGCGCTTGTTTTGCCATTTAACAACTACAAAATTGGGATTCCCGATGCGCTTTCTAAAGGTTTGTATAATTTTAATTTACTAAGCCGAATTACCCGAAATGTTAGGCATGT
Protein-coding sequences here:
- a CDS encoding TraR/DksA family transcriptional regulator; amino-acid sequence: MVDEATRYSDADLAEFKEIIQKKIEKAQADLDLIKSAYMNDLNNGTDDTSPTFKAFEEGSETMSKEANSQLAIRQEKFIRDLKNALFRVENKTYGICKVTGKLISKERLKIVPHATMSIEAKNMQR
- a CDS encoding lipoprotein signal peptidase: MSLRKAYLLIFLVLIVDQISKIYIKTNFILGEEVEVFNWFKIHFIENEGMAWGTQIPGTYGKLFLTLFRLVAVGGIGYWLWDSVEKKHSSNYLVVAIALILAGAFGNIIDSVFYGVIFDDSSSQLATLFSKEPYGTYFHGKVVDMFYFPIWQGNLPEWLPVWGGRNFTFFNAIFNVADVAISTGVGILIAFNKKAFHHKEA
- a CDS encoding 5-formyltetrahydrofolate cyclo-ligase, which codes for MQNTKKELRLKYKSLRKQLSEEEMEEMSLAIANQLLKLNIWDKNYFHVFLPIQEQQEIDTELILHLLSGKDKNILISKSDFESREMTHFLLTDNTQIKKNEYNIPEPVDGIEAPSKKIEVVFIPLLAFDKKGHRVGYGKGFYDKFLSECQAETIKVGLSFFEAEALIEDVHEGDIQLDYCVTPNKIYRF
- the uvrC gene encoding excinuclease ABC subunit UvrC; translation: MQKTALELQIQTLPDSPGVYQYYDKEGKILYVGKAKNLKKRVSSYFNKIHDTAKTNVLVKKIVTIKHIVVPTETDALLLENNLIKTLQPRYNINLKDDKSYPWICIKKEPFSRIFSTRRMVKDGSEYFGPYTSFKTVNTILELIKELYPLRTCNYDLTDSNIESGKFKVCLEYHIGNCKGPCEGYESLEEYQKQVNAIREILKGNFKDSLKDFKKLMMQLAQDMHFEEAQKIKEKIEVLENYQSRSTIVNPKITNIDVFSIVSDESAAYVNFLQISHGSIIRSHTLEIKKKLAETDEELLELAIVELRERFQLLSKEVIVPFAVDLGENIKVTVPQLGDKKQILDLSIRNAKFYRIEQLKQLQIVDPDRHTNRIMAQMQKDLRLPVEPRHIECFDNSNIQGTNPVSACVVFKDGKPSKKDYRHFNIKTVEGPNDFASMEEVVYRRYKRLLDEKQSLPQLIIIDGGKGQLSSALKSIDDLGLRGKISIIGIAKRLEELFYPGDSVPLYLDKKSETLKVIQQLRNEAHRFGITHHRDKRSKAALNSSIESIPGIGEKTMLTLIQHFKSVKRLKLATEKEISDVVGVSKAKKITDFYKTIMP
- the ileS gene encoding isoleucine--tRNA ligase; its protein translation is MSTKFTEYKGLDLPTVASEVLDFWKKENIFEKSVTTREGAEPFVFFEGPPSANGLPGIHHVMARAIKDIFCRYKTQKGFQVKRKAGWDTHGLPVELGTEKELGITKEDIGKTISVEDYNEACKKTVMRYTDVWNDLTEKMGYWVDMEDPYVTYKPKYMESVWWLLKQIYNKDLMYKGYTIQPYSPKAGTGLSSHEVNQPGSYRDVTDTTIVAQFKAKTESLPGFLEGFGTIHILAWTTTPWTLPSNTALTVGPKIDYVLVKTFNQYTFEPINVVLAKNLVGKQFGKSYFATEEAADFENYKAGDKKIPYQILAEAKGADLVGIRYEQLLPWALPYQNPENAFRVISGDFVTTEDGTGIVHTAPTFGADDAKVAKEATPEVPPMLVLDENGTAVPLVDLQGRFVEGLGEFAGKYVKNEYYDADQAPERSVDVEIAIRLKEENKAFKVEKYVHSYPHCWRTDKPILYYPLDSWFIKITEVRDRMFDLNETINWKPKATGEGRFGNWLKNANDWNLSRSRYWGIPLPIWRTDDKQEEVLIGSVEELYNEIEKSIAAGFQKENPFKGFEIGNMSESNYDLIDLHKNVVDGITLVSASGKPMKRESDLIDVWFDSGAMPYAQWHYPFENKELIDNNKSFPADFIAEGVDQTRGWFYTLHAIGTLVFDNIAYKNVVSNGLVLDKNGQKMSKRLGNAVDPFTTLAEYGPDATRWYMIANANPWDNLKFDIEGVAEVRRKFFGTLYNTYSFFSLYANIDGFKFDEAEVSLNERPEIDRWILSELHTLIKLVDEAYADYEPTRAARAISDFVQENLSNWYVRLCRRRFWKGEYAQDKIAAYQTLYTCLLTVSKLSAPIAPFFMDKLYRDLTQAAQTEKFDSVHLAEFPKYVENFVDKSLESKMQKAQTISSLVLSLRKKEMIKVRQPLQKVMIPVLDEKQRAEIEAVSELIKAEVNVKEIELLDDASGVLVKQIKPNFKALGPRFGKDMGLISKEIQGFSPEQINQLDKEGSLSIVIAGKDVTLSLEDVEITSQDIEGWLVANSNGITVALDITISEELKKEGIARELVNRIQNIRKDSGFEVTDKIKVYLQNNAVLEAAVNENDGYIKSETLTEELVFEEHIENGTEIEFDDIKTKITITK